The DNA sequence gagtttttaataaacttttggTAGGCatgatcaatttttaaatgttctctttcgtaaaaataaaaaaataaataattaattgaaatgaaaatgagttATGGGtttatcaaaaattaatttaaattcaattcaaatataaaacttatttattgattttggtatccacaagaaattaaaaaaaatcatcgtaaatggattttgaatcatACAACCCAATCAACTCAATTACCTTGAATCAAATCTGATCAACTCCAGTCTAACCTGACCAACCCGAGTACTATCCAACCAACCCGAGCTTGACCTGACCAACTTGAGTTAAACTCGATCAACCCAAAATTAACCCGAGttagagaaaaatgaataaaaacgtTTACAGACcaactttttaatatatataaatatattacatTCATTGATTTAAACAATCTAATAGCCACAAACCTTTGTTATAATCAatacaataaatcaaaaaatcaaaaaaaaaaaattaccattaCATAAgattaaatgatattttaaagcaatttctaaattaataatcaaattaaaagtatattatACTTTCTATGTATTTCTCCAAGTAAACTTCAATTCATaatcaattattcaaaaacCTAATCACAATTTGAAGAAAGAGTAATTTCTTTAGTATATTCCTTAAAGTAATTTCAAcatggttttcaaaattttaattaaacattaaaaagaaatacatccaaacatacccttaatcatttaaaagaaagaggaaaaaaaatcagataGTCAATGCAGAAATCTTCTACTCAGAGATACATGAATGGCCTGATCAAAATGGTAAGGCAGACTGTTGTTCTAAGTTCTTCTGTGGTTCAATCTAACCACAActcaaaaatgaaagaaagccCGAAAAATTAAAGGGAAATGACAATGATTAATCAGTGATGTTATGGTTAATCGCATAGCTAATGATAGCCGGTTAATCTTGTTTGAGAGGAAGGCGTGCGCCACGTACAAGTGTGAAGCCTAAGGATGCCACCATTGCAACCAGGTAACCAGCCATGGCTCCATAACTAACACAAACAGGCCACTCCTGTAGaaacaagagaagaagaaagcatGTTAGGGCCCTAAGATGAAAGATTATGAACCAAATGCCATTTCCCAGATCATGAAACAAGATAAACAACCCGTATCAGTAATCAAATCTTCTGGAGAAGGGAAACAAATATTGGGTTCCAGAAAAATGTGGATTTCAGGGAGAAGGATGTAGAAAATGGAGAATGAAAAAGAAGGGAAAGGGTCGGGGGAAAGAGTTGGGAGAAAGATAAGAAAAGCTAGTCCTGGTTGGAACAATTTATTTGTTGCCTAAAAGccttttttgcctttttaaaCCTTCAAATGGACTTAGCCTGTAAGTAAACACACACTAAGAACACTTTAAAGCAAAAGGGGTTTGCCATTGAAAAGCTTTTTTGGGTGAAAAAGAACTGCTTTTTGAGTTTCAACATTTTTACTTTCTCATCAAAAGTAGTCCTCTTCTATGATCAGTTATTTCCAAAGAATCTCTTCATCAGAAGCTATATTTGTACTAAACAGACTGACGAATAAATGGGAAACATAGCTAAAGATTCAAATCCTAGGTTTTGGCACCAGAGCTAAAGGGCCAGAAACAAGGCCACACTTTAAGATTTTTACACTTTTTTTACAATCAAGACTTACATATAGGCTATTTATTGACTTTACAAGGACACAGATTTGCACTAGTGGGTACATTATTATACAATCCAATACCTACTACATATTCCTGATGAAGTACCCATATGTCAAGAGTTAAATATACTAAACAACTTAAATACTTTGTATACAGAAGCTCAAGTACAAAAACATTTCCAGTTTGGATTTTCTTGGACAGAATTTGATAGTCTATAATCAATATGAAAAGCTAGAAAATGAATGGTCTCCATAACTTTTTGACAGGGGTGGGGGGGTGACTAGGACCTACACAAGCTAAATTGTTCTATTCAAGCTATTCCAACTAGAACAAAGAAGAGACATAAAATAACACCTAATGTCAAGAAAAAATCTTAAGCAAAGTAACCCTATTCCATCACAGACAACTTCTCAACAAAAGGGATAATGGATTGCTGAGGGAATGTGTTCTTCTACGTCTTCACATCCTCCTCCTACTTCCTTAAAAACCCATCATAGAACCAGCCCATTCTTTCTTCATTTCACTAATCCAAATCTTACTTCTAAAACCCTCAACTAACGTTACTAGCCTCTAACTTCAGGCTATTTCCTGGTCACCTCAAAACAAGAATGTGGTTATTGTGGAAGTTCCGAGAATCTAGCCTTTGAAATTCCAGAAACTATTTACCTTCAAAACCTTTTCTTGGACCCCAACAATCATCTTCCATCctcaaatatcataaaaacaGTGTTTCCTAGAACTTAGCCCACCAGGGACAGATCCTAaacaaaattattctttatatagtTTCCAAAACTGAAaacataaagtggctaatgtgAAAGTTCCACGAACATATCCATCTGTGTCTTGTGTGCTTGTGATTGTGCATGCATCAGGTATTCTGACAAGATCACCTTGGAGATTGGAAGCACACAATATTGTGCTTCACCTTCCATAACTAAAaggagaaaatttttaaatcgtGTGCCACATACATTATGCTATATCTGAGCAAAACGGAGGCCATCCCAGTGGGGGAAGGCATCCCTATGGAGACTCTTGCGTCGGTCTTGGGATGTAAGATAGGGAGTTTACCTACCTCCTACTTGGGTCTTCCCCTTGGAGCCCCTTACAAATCTACTAGGGTGTGGGATGCAATGGAAGAAAGATTCAGGAAAAGGTTGTCTCTCTGGAAAAGGCAATACCTCTCCAAAGGTGGCCGCCTCACCTTGCTAAAAAGCACTCTCTCTAGTCTCCCAACCTATTTCCTTTCCCTCTTTGTGATCCCCAAGAAAGTGTGCGCAAGgcttgaaaagatccaaaggATTTCTTATGGGGCGGTGGTGCCTTAGAGAATAAACCCCACTTGGTGAGTTGGAAGGCTATTTGTGCTACTAAAAAGAAAGGAGGTCTGGGCATTCGCAGTCTATCTACTTTTAATAAGGCCCTTcttgggaagtggttgtggagattaGCTAATGAGAATGAGTCCCTTTGGAAGCAAATTATCTCTAGTAAGTATGACCTCCAAGAGGGGGGTTGGTGCTCCAAAGGAGTGAGAGACCGCTATGGGGTGGGGTTTGGAAGGCTATCAGAAATGGTTGGGAGAACTTTCGTTCTCATTCCCGCTTCACCATAGGGGATGGCActagagtgaaattttggaaggacttgTGGTGCGGAAATCAAGCTTTGAAAGAAGCTTTCCCCATCTTGTTTAATCTTTCCGTCAACAAAGAAGGTTGGGTAGCTGAGGCTTGGGAGGAAGACGAAGTTGGGGAAGCTGGGGACTTCGTTTTAACAGGcaccttaatgattgggaggtgggagaAGTAGAAAGCTTATTATGTAAGCTTCATCCTTTGACCATTAGAAGAGGTGTAGAGGACTTACTCCGgtggaaagagaacaagaatgggACCTTTTCTATCAAGTCTTTTTACAGTTCACTTTCAAGGGACACCAAGCCCCCCTTCCCGGCTAGAACTATTTGGACGCCTTGGGTTCCAATTAGGGCTAGCTTCTTTGGGTGGGAGGCGGCTTGGAACAGGCTTCTCACCACTGACCGCCTGAAGAGATTTGGTTGGAGCATCCCCAACAGATATTTTTTGTGTAAACAAGAGGAGGAAACCACAGATCACCTTCTTCTATTTTGTGAAAAAGCTAGAATGTTATGGCTTTTgatcttctccctttttggggtgcaatgggtgatgcactcctctgtgAAAAGAAACCTCCTGagttggcatggttcttttgtgggcaagaaaagggagaaagcttggagagctgccCCCCTCTGCCTAatgtggaccatttggaaagaaaggaatagaaggGCTTTCGACGATATTGAGAGGAACGATCAAgatattaaatccatttttttgtacacttttgtgaattaggTTAGGGTATACATAGAGGAACACACATTGTCTTTGATAGATTTCGTTGACTGGCTAGCCACCAAGTAAGGGTCAGGCTTGTTTgtccttttgttttttgctgaTTTGTACTTGGCATACTACGTGTATACCCTTTCTCTAGCCTTTTGGCtcttaatgaattttctttacctatcaaaaaaaaaaaacattatgctATGTCAGCTATATgttacataattaaaatattaaaaaaatgtcagATAAAATAAAACCACGAAATGCAGTCAGGCTTATAATCAAACTCTCTGCCACCATAGGCAGTCTGCAATATGCAACagtattattaatttgaagCAATCTGTgacaaaattaaaatggaaccagacaaggaaagaaaataagccACAGGTTGAATCTTAAACAAATTGTGCTAAATAGTATATCAGTTATAGCCAAAAGTCCAAAAATACTTGCTTGGAACCCAAAAGAATTCCCATGGGACTAAAATTCTGGGAAACTTCACAGCAAGATTTATGTAGTATATGTGATCAAATCTGTGCAGAGAAACAACTGAAGAGGAGAGGAACATGAGCAAGCATGTTCACAAGTTCTAGGTAATGGTACAGGATGAATTTTGCCAACAACTTACCTGCCATGGTCTTTCCCAATCAAGTGGCATGGGCCAAGCCCCTAACCAAGCTCCAATAATAGCACCATGTGCTGGTAGGCATATCATATAATCAATAGCTCCAATAGGCCTGAAAGTGAATAATGTGAAATGTCATAACAGCtcataaataacaataatactTGACCCAGGCAGTGGCACAACTGCATAACcttttttctataataaaaaccAGTGATTGCTAATATCatatacccaaaaaaaataGAGCTAATTGTAAGATAATACGCCATATGATAGAATATGAAGATAAAACACCTGATATATGAGAACTCACTTTGTGTGTGCAAAGACACGCTGCCAATCTGTCCATGATGAACCAAAAACACAAGCCGCAGGAACAAACTGCCAATACGCAACAAATAAGCTCATAAATGTATAAGAAGCAGGGACAAAATCATAATTaggaaatagaaaagaaaaacgcTCAACAAAATTGGAATAgatgaaaacaataatatttcGATTATTATAGTTTGACGTATAACTTGATCTTGAAATCGAGTTTGATAGAGAGAAATGAGGTCAACGCGTtgagcaaaaagaaaaaaaaaaacttaggcTCTGATTGggaattgttttcgaaaataattttgaaaaacaatttttaagaacagtttttaaaaattggtccctgatattttgtaaaacaaaattttgtttaggAACATGATATCCTCTTAAcctgttttctatatttttaaatatgctttcaaaataacttttatctatagtactttatttttaatccttctccatatttgtataattattttataaaacaatccttagaaaacaaataaaaacaactaaaagattatctttgaaaacactttgttttctatttttaagaacaaaaaactatttccaattttttgattgtcaaaattattttcccatttttttgttatggagattagaaaattgttttcaaaaactattgcCAAGCAAGGCCTTAATCTTTGTCTTGGGATTGtctaaaaataatgttaaagaTAAAAaggtgaaaacaaaaaataaaacctagCATTAAAAAACAACTACCTACTTAACTTTTGCTTCAATTAAAATAGAGGGATATTACAAGATAGAACATTGTAAAGAACTGAATACTTACAGTCAATAATGACATTAGAAGAGACCAGTTAATGGTCCTCGGTAAATACCTGTGTTGAACAACAAAGATTCAAAATCAATGCAGGCCCATTTTGACACCCATGGAAATTGAAGTGTCTTAGTGTATATTCAATGTAATTCTGTGAACAAATCCATCATTGTTTAAATGGGGCACTGATGGAGAGTGGCAGCATCACCTTGAAATGGTAGGAAAACCATCGAATTTCATGAAATTATAAACTTGGTCCTATATCATTGGCTATGAAAAGggctccattttcttttatcaatggCACCATGCAAGATGATGGACTTGCATCTTCCTCACCATGTAGTACATTGGGCCATTCAATTTCCATTGACAACTAAACATGACCTAGATGcatttaaaacactaaaaattttAGCAAACTTTTGATAAAACCAACGATCCTTTACAGTGGTGGAAGATTAGATTCGGAGAGACATAAATCACAGTTGAGGTTGGACAGCCACAAAAAATCCTGAAGTCAAATATCCAAGTTAAATTTATCCATGCTCGGGCTTTTAAAaggtaatatttatttattatgtatttttttataaaaatgtaatcACTTTGGAAACAAGGGGTCTATGTACCTGCCAATCATGGaatattgtattttgttttttgggcTGAAGGGCTGAAGGAGTTGATCCACTTCCTTCCAGCCTAAACTGTGATTTTTGTCCAATTTTATGCTAACAAACATAGCAAGAAACTATCATTTCACATACTGAATGCCAACAGGTGCACCCAAAGCAATAGCTCCAAATATATTGATGAGAGCCCCTACAGAGTAGAATATATACCAACTAAGCTTAGTACAGAAGCAGTcataaagagaaaacaaaataaatagaaacCGATAAAGAATAGGTAGAGAACAGACCAcaagaaaaaatcaaagataTTTTAAGTTGCTTTAACCAATTGTTTTCTTATGGCATCATTCTCAATCTATACttcatttatgtcaaaaaaaaaaaaaatacattttgcCAAGAAGCTCATGGTCATTTGGTTTCAAACAAATTCACAGGAAAAAGTTTCAttaatatctcaattttctCACTGAACGTTTTCCTACATAGCTAGAGCATTCTCCTCATTTAGCATAGGAACGAAGTTTCATCTAAtctaaatcttttattttatttttctcagaAATTCAGAATAGTTTTccatcaaaaaatatatattttatataattgattaGTCATTTCATGGAACAGAAAACATGCACACATAGGATCATGATCCATTATATGCTACTATTTAAAACTAACCAAGTGGAATTCCCAATAAGCCTCGTCCCACTGCTTTCCAATACTGCAAATCCCATAAAGAAACCAAAATGAATTCCACAAATAAAAGGAACTAAAGTAAAAGGCTCcatttggttgttgagaaaatgcagaaaagaaaagaatgtatATACAAAATTATGAATACAACTGACTGCAGATGTTTTTTATGATTGCCTCATCCAACCATTCTCTTCATTTGTCTTGATTCTCATTCCCTCTCCAataatctaaaaaaagaaacataaaccTCAAAACCCCActattctttccttttcctgcattttctcaTCAGCCAAACAAAACCATGAAGACAACTGACTCGGAATATTTGATTGCCTAATTATGTGTTCCAATTCCAATACTCCCATCCTCAATAAACATGAACTTCCAAAACCCAATTTTCTTTCGTTCTGCATTTTCagagcaaccaaacaaaaccatagatatgaatgactcgaaaTATTCTATAGCTTCATGCACCCCAGTATCTCTATTGTGTCAATGCCAAGATTCCCATCCCCAATAAACAAAACACACAGACACCCATAAATCCCAAAACCCcactttccttttcattttccctttcccagcaaccaaacacccataaaccaataaataaataaataaataaaactaccCACCGAGCATTCTTTCGGATTCTTTCGAAACCGACTATAAACAAGGACCACGATCGGGGTTTCAAAGACctacaaacataaaaaaataaaaataaaaataaaaaaataaaaaaaaccacaaaagaaaacaagtcaAAAACGAAGcgaaatcaaaatatttggaaTCAGCAACAGAGATGAGATGAGATGAGAGATACCCAGATGAGGAGGAGGGTATGGACGGGATCAGAAATGAGATTGGTGGAGAAGAAACTGTGGGTGGCCCAGAACGAGAGAGCTAAGCCTAGGGCGCAAACCAGGTGAGACCCAATTGCATGTGAAGCTGATACTGGGGATGGTGCGTCATTTCGAAAATGATTTTGAtgcttcttctccttctttagAGTCATTGCTTGTGTGGAGGTTTTGAAATCAATCTCCACAGCTTTCATGTTTGAAACTTTGATCTTCACCTCCGATACGGAGAACCAAACAAGAAAGGGAAATGTTTAAAACATGAAAGCTgtggttttaaaataa is a window from the Vitis riparia cultivar Riparia Gloire de Montpellier isolate 1030 chromosome 9, EGFV_Vit.rip_1.0, whole genome shotgun sequence genome containing:
- the LOC117921421 gene encoding phosphatidylinositol-glycan biosynthesis class F protein — its product is MKAVEIDFKTSTQAMTLKKEKKHQNHFRNDAPSPVSASHAIGSHLVCALGLALSFWATHSFFSTNLISDPVHTLLLIWVFETPIVVLVYSRFRKNPKECSYWKAVGRGLLGIPLGALINIFGAIALGAPVGIQYLPRTINWSLLMSLLTFVPAACVFGSSWTDWQRVFAHTKPIGAIDYMICLPAHGAIIGAWLGAWPMPLDWERPWQEWPVCVSYGAMAGYLVAMVASLGFTLVRGARLPLKQD